In Silene latifolia isolate original U9 population chromosome 6, ASM4854445v1, whole genome shotgun sequence, the genomic window CACATTTTTGGAAAGTTGTGGGGCTAATTTGCTACAAGTGAAACTTATGAGGCTTATTTACACGTAGTTTATAAGTTATGGGGGTAATTTGCTACATCCCCGTTTATTTTCGCTTATGAGGTAATTTTGTcgttttttttaaattttaatctCTAAAATTGTTTTATTGTTGAATTATTGCATTATATGAGTACAATTTTGTGTGTAATTTAATTTGTTTTGATCAAAATCATCGTTTTCTAGTACTTGATCAAGATTATGTTTTTCTTTGTTTGTACAGGAAAGATTGAAAGTGCTTGGAGAGTTGGAGTCTTGACGATTAATTGGGAATAAGCTTGAATGCTTTGTGACAAGTTAAAATAATTAGGTGTTTTCTTACCATCTCATTAATCTAATTAATTGATTTGTTATTAAAATGTCTTCCAAAACTAGAAAATACGACTCCGGTTATGAAAAAcgtaagaaaaagaaaaaaattgaagagTTAACTAGATCTTAAAAGGGTGCGCGCACTTGATAAATTTATAATAAAAGATGTTAATGCTGATAATGGTGGGAATTTGAATGAAAATGATGATAATGTCCCTAGTAATGTACCACTTGATAAGCCAATTGATAAAAATGCCAGTAACTTCAACCATGATACAAATTTTGATATTAATGTGGATGACATTGATCAATATTGTACATGATGAGAGTATAGAAAATGATGATATTGCCATTAATCATGCTGCTAATGTTAAGAATGTTGGTTTTGATACTTCTAAATGTGATATGTATGATCCTAGAAATTGGGATAAATTAGATGCTAAAACAATAGACGATTTAGCAGTTAAGGGTCCAAAGAGGGATTTGAGTATTGAGAATGGGCctaatgataaattaaataggCACTTCTCATCAAAATTTTATACAAGAATTCTACCAAATGGCGAAAAATGTGATAGAGAATGGCTTGTTTACTCTAAAGATCTTGATAAAGTGTTCTGTTTTTCTTGCAAGTTATTTAGAAAATGGCAAGGAAGAGGTGAATTAGTAAGTGGAGGATTTAATAATTGGGGTCCTCTTGGTGAAAGACTTAAACAACATGAAACGAGTGCAGAACATGTTAATAGTATGACGAGTTGGTATGAATTACGTTCTAGACTAGGTAATAATAAAGCAATTGATTGAGCAGCTCAAAAACATTCACAAAAAGAGAAAGAATACTGGAAGAATGTTCTAATAAGAGTTATTTCAATTGTGAAATTCCTTGGAAAACGTAATCTAGCTAATGATATGAATATTGATCCTTGCTTTCCTAAAAGACGTGAAATCCGAAGGAAAAACAGTTTGATGAGAGCTCAGATGATTCATCGCGAATATCCGAGGAAGAATCGTTTAGGATTAATTATTTTGTGTATCTTATTGATCAAGCAATATCTTCACTCAAAAAAAGGTTTGAACAAtacaaattgatggggcatattctgcaccgctgaccaagtcaacatattgagcaaggtcaaagatatccacagcaagtcaacgacttatgcagcctagccgatgcagcccatcgacctgtcagcctgggtctcggcatggcaacctgccagccgggatacatacccgcgtactcacatccaagacccctcggcggtgagtcaacagggcccgccggcctgccataggtccctcggccgaggggtagatcagtctttccacctgctagccacttggccactacgtgacaaaaggtgaaagtttataaatactcctcaaccttcattgaggaaaggatacacaacttaacctaagaaacactattcatctggtataatcttccctctctctctacaatatacatttagccaaagaacaacttatcccctaagttactgacttgagcgtcggagtgagtacgcttggcacaaagccaagccctcagttcgttcattgttgcaggagaggccgagaggaacgataaagacaagaaggattcaaccaaagacatcattctacaagcaacgggtggtaacgaatatctgctctggaattacaccggaacaattggcgcctgTCGTGGGGAAgcgctactagaagctagtcacattcccaaacaaaaaaaaaaacaacaaaaacccacccaaaaagctaagaagatgtcgaaacaacaagacgcagtcgtgaccgacgaaaccccattctaccaggatgataccttcaacaattacgagtcgtgcggccctccaccggcggagtaatccaaccggagttcgggatgccaataataccggacacgccgcccgcccaaccaggtcaccatcatgggacatgtggttgacatagcaaaactgaaaatggtcctggacctaattagtaatacgcctgctcacactgtcacgccgacaagagcggcggaaaccgtccaggagaccagggcccaaaatgtgactccgagaaatttgaacggagcactaggagaagctgacccagtcaagtcgccgggggagcccaaagtgggcgtggtagacctaagtccttcccgcgctCATGGGAGGACGGCGTCCCCGCgcggcacgaacgaggcttaccccaaaggagccggaGGAGTCCGACCCGAGAGTTAGAGAAGAAGTCctagtcgaagaaggagtccttcccgctacgaggagaggagccggattaggaatgcgaggagccgatcgccgcgtgtcgttcgacacgtggtcgacagacccctcaacgcctacgtcctagaagtccaggtgccaactaagctcaagttgccacccctatcatacaaaggagatagtgatccagccgaccacgctgaggctttcgagtcttacatgtcggtatgggagcagcccgatgaggtctggtgccgagttttcccaacaactttgcatgggatggctcaaagttgctacaaagggcttcccgacggctcggtatactattacgccgacctaagagacgcctttctagcccagtactcttgcaataagagaagggccgtggagacatcggacctcctaactatcaaacaggaggggggcgagtctctacgaagctatgtgaagaggttcgatggaaaggtccagcagattcgagaaattaatcccgaaccgGCGGCCTTGCGGCGATGAAgggggcctcccaaggggagacttaaaaaatgagctcatcaagtgcggaggcctgagcttggatgccgccaggaggatggccgaccaggccatcaaggtagaagactatcacaagacatgggtaggccccagcgaggccgagccctccgaaaagaagagccaccgggaggacaacccggacgaaagacgccgtgacaacaacgggtcacggtccgatgaaagacgccgtgagaataataggtcacggtcggacaagtctgctaggaaacaggactcgacaggcgccgggtggagttcgggaacgtactaccagaggcggtatagtgataaaacccctctcgtcgtatcagccgccgaggtcttcgccctgagcaaaaacgagggccagaagtgggagagaccccccaagccaaaaagtgacggtgacacgagccatcttgtgagtaccacggccacaccgccatttaaccaacgacgctgtaggcatcgaagaatgccattgaagagctgatccggaaggggagcctcggcaagtacgttgccaaaggccaaaagaccgacgccgacgcgttcgggtaagaaatccgtcttcgaacggataggagtgatccatgttgtcatcgggggcaacgagaacggagggtccgctcatgggcacaaacggcacctgaacgagctatatcaggccatcaactttgtgcccaacacagcgatccccgcttccaacatccccgatataaccattggaaggaaggactacaaaggagtcatcgctcctcacagcgacccacttgtagtcaatttggacatatccaaccacctagtcaagaggtgcctgattgacacaggcgcgtacacgaacatcatgttcagggagtgcttcctcagcctcggcctgaaagtcaaggacttgaacccctgcaccaacccactatacagcttctctggggccggcctggtaccactgggatcaatcagactcccggtgacattcggcgaaaagaatgcggctaaaaatgtcctagctgagttcgtggtcatcgacggctcgtccgcctacaacgttctcataggccgagtcaccctgagtgaggctgacgcagtgatgtccatccgggccctaacactgatgtatgtctcggaccggggggaagcgcataagctcgtctccaaagacgagaatgacgaggtggtcaacgtccagatagccgccagaggatgcaacatgcaatccctcaaagtggcaaagaaatcagagaaagggaaaagtctatccttacaacaggagggcgacctcatggatgtaactagcggctgactaggacggtgtgcctttgataggccattaggacgctggtaatctcgggaatactctatgtagcgcggaggtgtccaaaattgTGTGGGcgcccgacgcatgtttttacctaatgaaaaatcgtccaagtcttccatcaaaatgttcattttcccCTAGTCACTAGGAAGCAAAGCGTGAGACGccactcacactgtcataccgacaagagcggtagtctttaTCAGTAAGCagatgtcggctcacactgtcataccgataagagcggcagtctccatcaagaagtgggcgccgtcgcagtcaccccaagtagtagacgccacggtagtcaccccaagaggtttgacgccgtcgcagtcactccaagtggtagacgccacggcagtctccatgaagaaataggcgccgtcgcagtcaccccaagtagtagacgccacggcagtcaccccaagaggtttgacgccgtcgcagtcactccaagtggtagacgccacggcagtctccatgaagaaataggcgccgtcgcagtcaccccaagtagtagacgccacggcagtcaccccaagaggtttgacgccgtcgcagtcactccaagtggtagacgccacggcgcctccatgaagaaataggcgtcgtcgcagtcaccccaagtagtagacgccacggcgatcacccaaagaggtttgacgccgtcgcagtcactccaagtggtagacgccacggcgctccatgaagaaataggcgccgtcgcagtcaccccaagtagtagacgccacggcagtcaccccaagaggtttgacgccgtcgcagtcactccaagtggtagacgtcACGGTAGTCAATAACAAGAAGCTGATGCTGGCTCACACGGtcacacaccgacaagagcggcaatcaccacCAGGAAGCAGACACCTCGATGGCAACGACCAGCGCAGGTGGTACTCGCAAAGCGTTCAAAATGCCTCAGAAGCGTTAACacaattgagatacgcactctagaccgcctcggccaagccgaggcggaaacaaaagagactCCCAGTTAATAACGTAAGgagacaacccagacgaagacaTAGACGCTAAAGTACAATTGAGACGCTCAAatactagcgcaagaaaaagaagtgaggtgaaaacctcggccaggccggaggcagaagaaacgaactcttattaaaaatgttcaacgaattacaagaaattacaaggataagccaaaagacaaaaggttacagatgtcatctccctatgtctgttgttgctcgccatcagcagcggtagcagaACCTTCTTCGATGAGTAACCCGGCAGTTcccttagcagcctcagcttcagcagcccCAGCCTTAGCCTCGGTAGCCTCAACTGCCCTTGCCcaatcggcttcctccttggccgctttAGCCTTCTCAGCGAGAGCTGCTGCCTCCTCGGCCGCCTCTTGCTCTATCTTCACTCTCACCGCCTCCTTGACCTTCTCCTCCacagccttctccttagcttcgagcttgtcgtcaaacagctcgtcgaatttgctccacggaaaggaaccttcaagagggaaaagctcctcaATTGTTTCCCTGGCAGCTGCTTCGGTCAGATCCCGGAATTCGGAGCACATGTCAgggagcattttggtttggagcatctcaatgtcgtcctccttttgcctgatgatggcctccttgctccgaatcaccttcccctggatctgaaaccgtcccctgaattcattcctctgctggaaatagaggtcggcgtgcctctgaacgaGGTTACACTTCGCCAGCAGCTTTTCAATTTCGGCCGCAGCagtctcggccttggctctctcagcaaggacctccttttcagtgtcctccctgagttttctctcagccaagagcgcctccTCGGCCTCCCCCCTAAGCCTCTGTTCATTGAAaagatccagcttcgccttcgcGGCCGCCTTcctagtggcattaagctcaaaagcggattgagccaccgccttctcctgctccatgatacgggcaccggtcagctcgttccacctcgccagtctCTTGATCAACCTCGCGCTCTCCGCTACAAGGGCGAGAGGGGAAGCCTTCTGATGAAGAGCCGGTGGCGACGTTTCGATCAACGACTGCGgtcgggaaagggaaaccttcGGGATGAAGAGTCAATGACGACGTTCGATCACCCGACTGCGCGGGTTCTCCTCCACCGGTCGCTCAACAAGAGCGGCGGCCgacagcggctgatctacaaaatttaaagtaagCGTCAGTATCAACATACATAGACATGCCGGAGAGCCTGTCACCGGcagcgcctaatgaaccggctaagtctgagccacaggatagatcaataccgtgcttggccttcttggccgaagggaGCATTTCCTCGTCGGCGGCGAAGCAACGCGGCGAAAAAAGGCTGTCGCTTTCTTTTTACGGACAAgggagacccctcctcctcatcggagtcatccccattggagatgtaaacgatctccaccgtctccttacGAACGGggggggatggaaggcggagccgatgtcgacgccatcaccgccgaaggttttgtttttcgcgtatggcgcggcatgttactaacaaccttcgcacaggcctccaccgcattcaagcttttcagccgctggtccataagatcattcggcgacgtcctacggtcatgggtcagagccttgggatgcaagttagcaacagttttgtctttgtgcagccccattctccggaggatatcctcagacaaatCCGGTCCAAAGTAGTCTGCGAAAGAAATAAAAGCAagaattaagtagaagaaataaatcgaagtgcgaaaaacaggaacattaagagcggtgatgggcctcataccgaccccactcactctgtgctagggccggtatgaggccgacatggcagagcggctcatcctgaagaatgatctgcgttgggggaatccattttttcggcaccccacccttgtccgcctcaaaaagcctcatcgccagcttcttatcctctttaagaaggaccttgctggcatccatcttgagcttcttccggctgacccatctgtcatgctccgccttagtctcacaccgcaaattcactTGGTCTTTGAAAGGAGAgggcggcggatagtcatcccaagcactttaacatacacccaccgatccctccggtctttgcaagaagtaagtttgtcaacgaGACATAACCTTTCTCCGTGTGCACACTTGTACCAACCGACGCGGCCGAGAGATTGACGGtggagataatgaagccggcggaataaattcaccgtcggagcctcccccttgaagagacaaagccacacaaagccgactatcgtcctcatggccaacggatgcggtTGGGCCACaaacgacgttcatagctttaatgatggccatgacgtactcattcagcggaaaccggagcccgtactccaagtgtcgcatgtatacgccggtatggcccggcggagggcaacagacggcctggccctcctcagggataacaatcttgtatcccctgccaaagaagaaatggccctcgaaaaatttctcaccagaacaactggccaacttatgggtccaagctcggtcaacgcgtaccttgcaaacgtcaccgtgatccataacgtactgcctcacctctttgggacgagcctcttcagcatcatcaccaaaatcgtctgcgtcatcatcgacatcagagtcatcctcccattcctccaaaattcgaggatcgacttcaggagaaggagacctagggcccccaggccttatcaggagggcgtccaacttctcctcctcatcaaggcgcgacggggaacccccccgcGTCGGTTTGCTaggcccggcatcagcagaagacatgtttacaataatAACTTACAGAGTTAAgaaattggaaagtttgtttgtttaccttgaagaaaaacacccgccggagtaacaactctgaaaattagaagacaatgaaacccttgaaagtttagagaggaaaattttggagaatgaaattggtggccaatttcacgggataactgccctatttatagggaaaagcccatgaagaaggaccaatcgagaaCACGACCCATGAAGCATCAACCAATCGGcgtgcggacacgtgtcggacatgcaaccacgggatgtcaatcgttgcaacagtcgaacgtcaatcaatgcaacagtgaccaagcgtcttcaacacgcccattcgtatctctccgcctattcaccttcctcaacaaattcccaagcatctgttctccgccggccacatgatcaaccaagctaagtagcgccggccgggggcaatcaaaaacaaccggctctctcaaccctggtctcggccagcgtcactttcttttccacatcggatgccctttacgcatccatgcggaggggggatatggtacggcctaagaaaagaccaggccgaggtaaaagaagccgccgcgaAAGAAGCCGATCGAAAATTTTTACaaaatacttgcgcagaatatacgctcaaacgtacatcggagcccataccacggcatagactacgctgggggcaaattgatggggcatattctgcaccgctgaccaagtcaacatattgagagGTCaaaaagatatccacagcaagtcaacgacttatgcagcctagccgatgcgacccccatcggctgtcggctgggtctcggcatggcaacctgccagccgggacacatacccgcgtactcacatccaagacccctcggcggtgagtcaacagggcccgccggcctgccataggtccctcggccgaggggtagatcagtctttccacctgctagccacttggccacttggccactacgtgacaaaaggtgaaagtctataaatactcctcaaccttcattgaggaaaggatacacaacttaacctaagaaacactattcatctggtataatcttccccctctctctacaatatacatttagccaaagaacaacttatcccctaagttactgacttgagcgtcggagtgagtacgcttggcacaaagccaagccctcagttcgttcattgttgcaggagaggccgagaggaacgataaagacaagaaggattcaaccaaaaacatcattctacaagcaacggg contains:
- the LOC141587944 gene encoding uncharacterized protein LOC141587944; this encodes MPVTSTMIQILILMWMTLINIVHDESIENDDIAINHAANVKNVGFDTSKCDMYDPRNWDKLDAKTIDDLAVKGPKRDLSIENGPNDKLNRHFSSKFYTRILPNGEKCDREWLVYSKDLDKVFCFSCKLFRKWQGRGELVSGGFNNWGPLGERLKQHETSAEHVNSMTSWYELRSRLGNNKAID